CCTAGGTCTTCGAAGGAACGGATGGCTTCACTTTTCCCCGCGCCCGATAGTCCAGTAATAATTACCAGTCGTTTCTCCCCTAAGCAGTTACCCATCCCATTTACACCGCCGCTCTAACGGTGACAGTGCTACCTCCCCTCTACCACATCAGTTAGCCTACCGGGCGTTTACAATCTGCCACGGCGGCACGCCCGCCTCCTGCACCCTCCGCACCCCCAAAGCCAGGTCTCCCACTCGCTCGGGAGAGTGGGCGTCAGAACAGATGGCAAATCTAACCCCCGTATCTTTGGCGACCCTGAGGAAATCAGGACCGCTTTTCAGATGGCTGGTATTGATCTCCAAAGCCACACCCTTTTGCGCACAAGCTTCGGCTAGGGCCTTTGTGTCTATATCTAATGATAAACCAGGATGGGTAACGATGTCCACAGGATTGTCTTTTACCGCCAAGATAAGCGCTTTGGTATTGTGTCCCCTGGTCCATTGGCGGCCCAGTCCCGTAAAACGGGTCCAATAATGGGGGAAGAGGAGTCTCACCGCCCCGGTGAACCGTCTCGGTACAATATGCAGATGGAGGCCCACCAAGAGCAAATCCAGTTTTGCGACCACCTCGGGAGGAACATCGATGGTCCCCCAAGGGTCAATGACATTGGCTTCCAGGCCCACCAGCACCTCAATCCCGTACTTTTTGGCGCACCGCCGGGCTTCCCGGCGGATTTCGTCCAGCACACTGAAGTTCCTGATTCCTACGGTGAAGAAACTGGCCGGTCCGTGATCGGTGATGGCCACCTGGGAAAGCCCTCGTTGGGCCGCCGCCCGGACATTGTCCTCCACAGTGCCGCGGCCGTGGCTGAAACGTGTATGGGTATGCAGGTCAGCGAACACATGCATAAGCAAGCCCCCGACCCTAGGATACCCCACCTAATCGGTGATTAACATCAACTCTGCCGGATACCGTACCAGGGCGATCTCGTTATTAGGGTTGCCGGTAAACCGGCCCACCGCTGCCCACACCAGGCCGTAGCCCACCCGTAGTTGGTCGCCGGTCACGCTCAGTTGTCCGCCGGTAAACCCGTAAGTATTCACCCGTCCCGTGTTGTCCCCCACCACCAGAACAGGACTTCCCAAGAATTCTCCACCCCCGAGGGCAAAGATGGGAGAACTACTGAGGGTGGTAGCATAGGTCCGCTGGAAGCGGGCGTTGTCCCGGATCTGCCAAACTTGCACCTCGCCGCTGGCCATAACATCTCCCTTTTCTACCACCACCTCCATGGCTCCGTCAGGTTCCAAGTCCACAGCGGTAATGCCCCGCACGTGGCCAATCTCCGCAGAGCTGGCCACCTGCACAAACCCCTTGCCTTCCTGCCAAACCAGGAGCACCAACTGATCGAAAACGGTCCAATCGGTCTGGCGGGCAAGTTTGGTCCGTACCAGGTAATCCTGTGGCCCAGAGGCGGACACCCCCACCGCCAGTCTTACCGGAAAGGGGTTGGCGCCATGCCACACTTCCACAAAACCTTGGGATGACCACTGGTAGAGTCTATAAAGGGTATTTGTCAGGGCGACCAACTCCACGCCCTGCCCCCGGAAATTGCCCACCGCAATGGCGACGGGACTGGCGGTTTCATACAAGTTGGGACTCTTCCAAAGTACCAGCCATTCAGATCCGCTCCAGGTAAGAGTATAAATGAAAACCTCCCGGGCCTCATAGTTGCGACCCAACACGATGAGCTCATCCCGCCCATCGCCATCCACATCCATTGCTTCCACCTGGAGAATGGCTTCCAGCAGATAACCCTCCGCCTGCCAAAGAATCCGCTTACCGAAGGCGGGGGTAGAAAAAAGCAGGAACACAACGATGAAAAAAGATACAATCTTCCTGACCATGGGCAGCCAACCTTTTCTATGACATCACCTACTAATTCGTCGACAAGCCCAAAGTCCCTGCTTAGAACCACCTGCGTGTCTGCTGTTCCTGGACCTCAAAGGCCCTTCGAATCTCCGTCAGCAGTTGTCGGGCCCGCTCGGTCCAGGTATTTTGGAAAGCCAGCTTTCGGCGCTTTTCCGCAAGTTCCGCGGCAGCCACACCTTGGGATCGTTTTGGACTACGGGCCGGCCGTTGCCGTTGCTTCAGATCACTGAGAGAGACAGTGCGTTTTCCCCAGGCCAAACCCAGGTTGCCTTCGTCTGGGACCACCCCCAACTCTTCCAAAGCTTGCTCTAACTGGGACTGGAGCCCTTCCCACTTTATACTTCCCCAGGCTAGGAGCCCAAGGGAGCTCAAATCCTCCCCGGTAAAGACAATGAGGGGTTTCCCCAAAGCCAGGTACTCATATACCTCGGGGAAAAGCTGCCCGTCTTCCACATTGAGTAAAAGAAGGTCCACATGTTGCACATAGGCCGGCAGCTCCTGCCGGGAGCGGGGTCCCAACACCAGGACATTGGGTGGCAGGCTGATGGAGCCGGTCCCCAAGGGACCGATCAGGGCAAAGGAACAGTAGCGGTAATAGGTAGCTGCTTGCTTCAGCAGTTCCAGGGCTACAGGATCCTCCAAAGAACCAACATAGCCCAGGATGGGTCGTCGGACGTGGGCAAACTCCTGGGGTGCTGGTTGTGGCGTCTTGACCAAATCCCCGGTGCACCCGTCTGGCAACAGTAGCACGTGGGGGTGGTTTTCCGAAAGGACTTCGAAGGACCGTTGGTCTGTGCAGATGAGAAGCTGGGCATCAGGATGCAAGGGCAGGGCAGGATCATGACACTCCTGAACCACCAGGGCCCGGAATCGCCGGGGCAAAGGATCGAGCTTTTCGGTCCACACCACACCATATTTTGTCCGCAGCAACAAAGACCAATGGCTGTAAACATATAGAGTATCAGTTATCTTCTTAACTTCCTGAGTCTCGGTCTCATAGAGAAGATCCACATGCCACCCCAGACTAGCCACGTGCCACAACAGTTGTCCTGTTCGGGATTGGGGATCCCAAGGGACCTTGGCCACATACAACAGCCTGGGAATGAGACTCCTCGGATGGTGCCTGGTAAACCATTTCAACGGCTGCCGCCCCCTTCCACCTACCCAGCCGTCCGTTGGGGAACAAGCTCAGCACATATATTAATATGCAATAATCATAGGAAACGTGACTTGGTTTCCCAAAAAGGAAGCTTTGCCCCATTGCCCTCCCTTGACCCATGCACAACCACCAAGGGTTGATAGAATGAGAATTGTGTTACCGACCCAACCGAGGAATCTCTCCTTTGCCTCCGCGTAAACCCCAGGAGTTTTGCCGCATATAATTAGCTAGTAGAAAACCATAAAGGAGGATGGCTTATGTCCACCCCTGATCTACGGGAAGCCAGGAAAAAGGTACTCAAACACCCCACGGTGGAATATATACCCTTATATCCCCATCCCATTGCCAAGGGAAACCAAAAAGAAGGTAGCCTACGTTTAACAGTAATCAAGGATCCTACGGAGTACGCCAAATTACAGGAAACCCTCGGTCTTAAGAATCACTGGATTGACCTTACCAACTCGCTGGTGGTGGCGGTGATGGGTGCGGAAGTATTGGAGATAAAGTATCGCGGTTTTACAGTGGTGATGTTTGCCAGACTAGATCCCACCCGCTACCACATCTTTTCCGTAACCCGCCGGTATTTCTATAAAGACCAGCTACATTGGCAGCTTTACGATCTGGATGGCGAACTACAGGTTTGGTATAACCTTTCCCTTTAAAACCAGGGTAATGCTCCGCATTACCCTGCTTCGCCCTGGGCCAAGCCCTCCCCTGACCTTTAGAATTCCTGTCACCGCGGCCCCCGCTCCACTTGTCCCGGGAGGGAAATCTAGCGGAGTCATTTAATACCCTCTTCATTTAAACCATGCGCAAAACCACCAAAGACCATACAAGGGCCCTTTGTAGTCTAGCCTTATTCAATCCTATTCGACAATCTGGCAAATAGACCGGGAAGGAACCGCAGGTCGCAGGGTTTTGCGCACTGAGCACTGGCATTACCTGCGGACACATGCAGGCCCCGACCCCCCGGTAGCTTGCCATGTTTTGAACTGACCGGTTTAGAGAAGAGACGGCAGGGCCGAATCCTTGTAATCTTGTCCCGGGTAGGCTATTATTAGCTTATATACCGCAAGTGGTGGTGAACCATGAGGATTCTACAGGTAGTTCCCTACGCCGAACTCGGCGGAACGGAAAAGGCCGTAGGCACCCTCTCCCGAGGACTTGTGCAGCGCGGGCATGAGGTTTTGGTTTTAACTCCAACTGGGCCAGGCCATATCTATTTCGACGGGTTAAAATGGGAACGATTGCCCGATAGCCCATGGCAAAGGCGCGCCCGGATAAGAAGGATGGCGCCGTTTTTTGATCTAGTGCATATCCACGCAGCACGGGAGCTGGTTTTAAGCTGCAATAGACCTGTGGTCTTCACCCCCCACAGCTACTACAACGCTTTAGACCGCTTTGCGGTCAGGCTTTGTGCGCAAAGTGCCACCGTTATCTGCTTTACAGAATGGGAAAAAGGGATGCTGCAGCGCCTGGGCTTGGGTAAACTTGCGGTTATTCCTAACGGTCTAGAAGAAGTTCCGCTCCTCAGGAAACCTCAGACCAACACACCGCCGCGGATCGGCTATCTGGGAAGACTTACGAAGGATAAGGGATTGGACCTTCTCTTTCGGGAACTAGTAAAGGTGCAAGCACCCTACGAGCTTTGGATTGCCGGAAGAGGAAAGGAAGAAAAGAAGCTTAAAGCTCTCGCCGCCGCGCTTAATCTACCGGTGACCTTTCTTGGCTTTCAAGAGCCCTTTTCCTTCTTGAACTCGCTAGACATCTTCGTTCTTCCCTCCAGGACGGAAACCTTCGGGCTGGCCTTGATTGAAGCCATGAGCCAGGGACTCTGCTGCGTGGCGGCCGATGTGTGCGGTCTGGGTGAGATTCTAGGTGACGCCGGGATTACAGCACCCCATAGTCGCCTTGGGGAAGCCCTGGAAGAAGCTCTTCAGAAAAGCGATCTCAGGGAAACCTTAGGGGAAAGGGCGCGACAGAGGTTTTTAAGGTACTATACGGAAGAACGCATGATTCGAGAAACCGAGGGACTGTACCTGTCGCTCGTGTAAACTTAGCCTCGGCAAGACAACAGGGAAGGAGCTTGGCGGTCCTTGGAAAAACGGCTAGAGATTTGGTTGGGCATAATAACATTCTTGATCATTGTACTAGGAAGTATCGGTGGAAGCCTGCTAGGGCTTTCGCTCCTTCTTATCTCGTTGGTGTATCCACCCTTTAGCAAAGACCTCCTCACCGAAGCGAGGAATACCAAGCCCAGTAAACAGTTTTTCACGAGACTCACCTTTCTTATGGCCCTTTGGGCTGTACTTGCAACTTTAGTCGCCGCCCCCAAAAGCCTTATCGCATGGAGCACAGTCCTTCGCCTGATCTTGGTGATCTTTCCGGTCTTTTTCGCGGGAGTTTGCGCCCGTAGGCTCGGTCCGAAGTTTTTGTGGTGGTGCTTTATTCTAGGGGCGTGTCTTGCCACTTTGTATATCTTCTACGATTACTACATCATCGGACACCAGAGGGCGGAACTTCTTTTGGGCTGCAATGCAGCCGGTACCCTCCTTCTCGGCGCTGTGGGTGTCTTTCTCGCCGCCTTTTATCGGGAAAGGTCCGCATATCGGTGGCTGTATCTTTTGGCAAGTCTTTTGGCGATTGTCGGGATCATCCTCACCGCGTCTAGAGCAGC
This region of Bacillota bacterium genomic DNA includes:
- a CDS encoding PHP domain-containing protein; the protein is MHVFADLHTHTRFSHGRGTVEDNVRAAAQRGLSQVAITDHGPASFFTVGIRNFSVLDEIRREARRCAKKYGIEVLVGLEANVIDPWGTIDVPPEVVAKLDLLLVGLHLHIVPRRFTGAVRLLFPHYWTRFTGLGRQWTRGHNTKALILAVKDNPVDIVTHPGLSLDIDTKALAEACAQKGVALEINTSHLKSGPDFLRVAKDTGVRFAICSDAHSPERVGDLALGVRRVQEAGVPPWQIVNAR
- a CDS encoding glycosyltransferase family 1 protein: MKWFTRHHPRSLIPRLLYVAKVPWDPQSRTGQLLWHVASLGWHVDLLYETETQEVKKITDTLYVYSHWSLLLRTKYGVVWTEKLDPLPRRFRALVVQECHDPALPLHPDAQLLICTDQRSFEVLSENHPHVLLLPDGCTGDLVKTPQPAPQEFAHVRRPILGYVGSLEDPVALELLKQAATYYRYCSFALIGPLGTGSISLPPNVLVLGPRSRQELPAYVQHVDLLLLNVEDGQLFPEVYEYLALGKPLIVFTGEDLSSLGLLAWGSIKWEGLQSQLEQALEELGVVPDEGNLGLAWGKRTVSLSDLKQRQRPARSPKRSQGVAAAELAEKRRKLAFQNTWTERARQLLTEIRRAFEVQEQQTRRWF
- a CDS encoding glycosyltransferase family 4 protein yields the protein MRILQVVPYAELGGTEKAVGTLSRGLVQRGHEVLVLTPTGPGHIYFDGLKWERLPDSPWQRRARIRRMAPFFDLVHIHAARELVLSCNRPVVFTPHSYYNALDRFAVRLCAQSATVICFTEWEKGMLQRLGLGKLAVIPNGLEEVPLLRKPQTNTPPRIGYLGRLTKDKGLDLLFRELVKVQAPYELWIAGRGKEEKKLKALAAALNLPVTFLGFQEPFSFLNSLDIFVLPSRTETFGLALIEAMSQGLCCVAADVCGLGEILGDAGITAPHSRLGEALEEALQKSDLRETLGERARQRFLRYYTEERMIRETEGLYLSLV